In Streptomyces sp. DG2A-72, one genomic interval encodes:
- a CDS encoding serine/threonine-protein kinase: MDIGPVIAKRYRIKREIGSGGMGVVWLAHDEHLGRDVALKTMNTPPGLTQDQRTRDAERFRREARAAARLDHTGIATVYDLGEERGTRFLVMQYVTGVDLEDRITEQERLSIEEAASVGVQIASVLGSVHARDVVHRDLKGRNVIIRTDGVVKVLDFGVAAFLEPGTAKLTTTGERPGSLECMAPEQILGKPVDHRTDLYALGCLLHKMLTGEPVFEHRSELMLPGLILDHPPIPLRDLRPDTPEDLEALVLELLSKTPNDRPPHAGEVWRRLATWLPERGDPAAALTPWAEVDPLRPFRHPMGPEARPVRSWARSPQAGRLG; the protein is encoded by the coding sequence ATGGACATCGGACCTGTGATCGCCAAGCGCTACCGGATCAAGCGGGAGATCGGATCCGGCGGTATGGGTGTCGTCTGGCTCGCCCACGACGAACACCTCGGCCGCGATGTCGCCCTCAAGACCATGAACACGCCTCCCGGCTTGACGCAGGACCAGCGCACCCGGGACGCCGAACGCTTCCGACGCGAGGCCCGCGCCGCCGCGCGCCTCGACCACACCGGCATCGCGACGGTCTACGACCTCGGCGAGGAACGCGGCACACGCTTTCTGGTCATGCAGTACGTGACCGGCGTCGACCTTGAAGACCGGATCACCGAACAGGAACGGCTGAGCATCGAGGAAGCCGCTTCGGTCGGGGTGCAGATCGCCTCCGTCCTTGGCTCCGTGCATGCCCGCGACGTCGTCCACCGCGACCTCAAGGGCCGCAACGTCATCATCCGCACCGACGGCGTGGTCAAGGTCCTCGACTTCGGCGTCGCCGCTTTCCTCGAACCCGGCACCGCCAAGCTCACCACCACGGGCGAGCGGCCGGGCAGCCTGGAGTGCATGGCACCCGAACAGATCCTGGGCAAACCGGTCGACCATCGCACTGACCTGTATGCCCTCGGCTGCCTGCTCCACAAGATGCTCACCGGCGAACCCGTCTTCGAGCACCGCTCGGAACTCATGCTCCCCGGACTGATCCTCGACCACCCGCCGATCCCTCTGCGCGACCTGCGCCCCGACACCCCCGAAGACCTGGAAGCCCTCGTACTCGAACTCCTCTCCAAGACACCGAACGACCGCCCACCCCACGCCGGCGAGGTCTGGCGGCGGCTCGCCACTTGGCTTCCTGAACGCGGCGACCCGGCGGCCGCGCTCACCCCCTGGGCCGAGGTCGATCCACTGCGCCCCTTCCGCCACCCGATGGGGCCAGAAGCGCGCCCGGTGCGCTCATGGGCGAGGTCCCCACAGGCCGGCCGGCTGGGCTGA
- a CDS encoding Fic family protein, producing MLYATPSLDADDQRALDEIESMRRSLRHMLRATPRWTRQLRRNLTARAIAGSNTIEGYAATVDDVEALMSGEEPLETGEKTRAELEGYQRGMTYIQALADAGDDFRYDAGLLNGLHFMLQGHHLDKRPGRWRDGPVYVTSPDDPLVPAYTAPDQADVPALMSEFIEWLNEGDLDAPVHIRASMAHLNLVKIHPWKDGNGRMSRALSTLVFSREALMPPEFSSIEEWLGRGQNTYAYYQVLEDVGGPHWSPKRDTRPWIRFCLTAHHRQAQQAQRRFDVMSRAWTRLVESVEATGLDERVVYALLPAFSDAKVRRTVYQQDADLSDQQAIRDIRELVARGWLVPHGKARARYYAPGPLMDPVRDEVRQSMEPYTDPYRRER from the coding sequence ATGCTGTACGCGACTCCCTCCCTGGACGCCGACGACCAGCGAGCCCTCGACGAGATCGAGAGCATGCGCCGCTCCCTGCGCCACATGCTCCGCGCCACCCCTCGCTGGACCCGCCAGCTGCGCCGCAACCTCACCGCCCGCGCGATCGCCGGGTCGAACACCATCGAGGGCTACGCCGCGACCGTGGACGACGTGGAAGCCCTCATGTCGGGCGAGGAGCCCCTGGAGACCGGGGAGAAGACGCGTGCCGAGCTGGAGGGCTACCAGCGCGGTATGACCTACATCCAGGCTCTCGCCGACGCGGGCGACGATTTCCGGTACGACGCCGGCCTGCTCAACGGCCTGCACTTCATGCTCCAGGGCCACCACCTCGACAAGCGCCCCGGCCGCTGGCGCGACGGACCCGTCTACGTCACCAGCCCCGACGACCCTCTGGTCCCCGCCTACACCGCTCCGGACCAAGCGGACGTTCCCGCTCTGATGTCGGAGTTCATCGAGTGGCTCAACGAGGGCGACCTCGACGCCCCCGTCCACATCCGCGCTTCCATGGCCCACCTCAACCTCGTCAAGATCCACCCGTGGAAGGACGGCAACGGGCGCATGTCCCGCGCCCTGTCCACCCTGGTGTTCTCCCGCGAGGCCCTGATGCCACCCGAGTTCTCCTCCATCGAGGAGTGGCTCGGCCGGGGACAGAACACCTACGCCTACTACCAAGTGCTGGAGGACGTAGGCGGCCCACACTGGAGCCCGAAACGGGATACCCGCCCCTGGATCCGGTTCTGCCTGACCGCCCACCACCGCCAGGCGCAGCAGGCCCAGCGACGCTTCGACGTGATGTCCCGCGCCTGGACCCGTCTAGTCGAATCCGTCGAAGCAACGGGCCTGGACGAGCGTGTCGTCTACGCCCTCCTACCCGCCTTCTCGGACGCGAAGGTCCGCCGCACCGTCTACCAGCAGGACGCCGACCTCAGCGACCAGCAGGCCATCCGCGACATCCGGGAGCTTGTGGCCCGCGGCTGGCTCGTCCCCCACGGCAAGGCCCGCGCCCGCTACTACGCTCCCGGGCCCCTCATGGACCCGGTCCGGGACGAGGTCCGCCAGTCCATGGAGCCGTACACGGATCCCTACCGGCGGGAGCGGTGA
- a CDS encoding tyrosine-type recombinase/integrase produces the protein MDTTFDVRVWQIERGSGRLRESYGVRWSVAGKRHRKSFQTFALADGFRAELVTATHVGEPFNVSTGLPERQEPRASSVGWYDFAVQFADAQWPRVSANHRRNTARTLMIVTTALMDRDPPGVPSRRVRAALSDWAFNTNRRGGAPEDIVAALSWVRRHTPTMDAWTDPLVVQDVLRVLGTLLDGRRAAASSVKRHRRVLHLVMRYAIARGVLLSDPVPQGRNLTPQSAGAIDRRRLLNAQQAARLLDWIRNQPRSGRRLHAFFATLYFTGLRPEEAVALHVSDLVMPASGESQWAEIVVHTAEPEIGRTWTDSGTRHDQRYLKGRAEGETRIVPCPPALVHVLRARIKGAGLLPGDRLFPGEHGGVLAGSVYRRAWDRARSAMLPPHLYASLTGRRVYDLRHTRLTMWLNSGVPPAQVAEWAGTSVAMLFATYAQCISGQEQDLRRRLDEMQSASATLAA, from the coding sequence ATGGACACCACTTTCGACGTCAGGGTCTGGCAAATCGAGAGAGGGTCCGGGCGGCTTCGCGAGTCCTATGGGGTGCGCTGGTCCGTCGCCGGGAAACGTCATCGCAAGTCGTTTCAGACGTTCGCGCTGGCCGACGGTTTCCGAGCGGAGCTGGTGACCGCGACGCACGTCGGCGAGCCGTTCAACGTTTCGACTGGCTTGCCGGAGCGGCAGGAGCCGAGAGCTTCTTCGGTTGGGTGGTATGACTTCGCCGTGCAGTTCGCGGACGCCCAGTGGCCGCGAGTTTCGGCGAATCACCGGAGGAACACTGCGCGCACATTGATGATCGTCACTACCGCGCTGATGGACCGGGATCCGCCCGGTGTCCCCTCTCGCCGTGTTCGTGCGGCGCTGAGCGATTGGGCTTTCAACACCAACCGCCGTGGTGGTGCGCCGGAGGACATCGTCGCGGCACTCAGTTGGGTGCGACGGCACACTCCGACCATGGACGCCTGGACCGATCCGCTCGTGGTGCAGGACGTGCTGCGGGTGCTGGGTACGTTGCTTGACGGTAGACGAGCGGCGGCCTCATCTGTGAAGCGGCATCGACGAGTTCTGCATCTGGTGATGAGGTATGCGATCGCGCGCGGAGTTCTGCTGTCCGATCCGGTTCCCCAGGGACGGAACCTTACTCCGCAGTCGGCTGGCGCTATTGACCGACGCCGTCTGCTCAATGCGCAGCAAGCGGCGCGGCTGCTCGACTGGATACGCAATCAGCCGCGGAGCGGGCGAAGACTGCATGCGTTCTTCGCCACGCTGTACTTCACGGGGCTGCGACCGGAAGAGGCTGTCGCGCTGCATGTCTCAGACCTTGTCATGCCTGCGTCGGGGGAGAGTCAGTGGGCCGAGATCGTGGTGCACACTGCCGAGCCTGAGATCGGACGCACGTGGACTGACAGCGGAACCCGACACGATCAGAGGTATCTGAAGGGGAGGGCAGAAGGCGAGACGCGCATAGTCCCGTGCCCTCCCGCACTTGTCCATGTCCTGCGGGCACGCATCAAGGGCGCGGGCCTGCTCCCCGGCGACCGCCTCTTCCCCGGGGAGCATGGCGGAGTTCTCGCGGGCTCCGTCTACCGTCGCGCGTGGGATCGCGCCCGCAGTGCGATGTTGCCACCGCACCTATACGCATCACTGACGGGGCGGCGCGTCTACGACCTTCGGCACACCCGACTGACAATGTGGCTGAACAGTGGTGTCCCGCCTGCTCAGGTTGCCGAGTGGGCAGGCACCAGTGTTGCCATGCTGTTCGCCACGTACGCGCAATGCATCAGTGGCCAGGAGCAAGATCTGCGGCGGCGGCTCGACGAGATGCAGAGCGCCTCGGCCACCCTGGCGGCATAA
- a CDS encoding TerD family protein codes for MSLVSTSFDVPAMGDYAYDWALVDVETSGLMARRDRVLSVAVITIGPDGEQTGEFSTLLNPGCDPGPVEVHGLTIERLQGAPTFDQVAGRIGAMLQDRVLVAHNAQFDYDFLAYEFARARMWLPVSQRLCTLALNRQVDPPTDDMKLGTLAAHYGVPQQRAHDALDDTRVLAGILRASLREAARLDLPLPLVSCPPRAESQFTPQPPKTPCAYRNPGRMTPGGPLQQGMKVAITGETVQARAELVGRAVAAGLNMMTSVSRHTSVLVTNEPASGSAKARRALAEGVPVIDEPTFLRLLADVRPGTAHEATAVAVAPVTELEAEPIVRPVELAPNTTSAVPVPEAAPLPTAAPGVGVPAPRRPVPSVGTLDKPLAGRRVLVLGGVHADAAAARTRVVELGGSAAINLSASVTDVVLLEGGQSDRRMSRITALELPVHDLHWLTAPTATTPAAATLRTQEPHVMPRGGVIDLPMPQGRPAPEWYVTAGWAPQSGYEIDVVAFLLDEDEQVTFDEDFIFYGAPESPAGTVRLLTGGPAEQTIALDLASLSPATRKVVVAAATDGAATFGTVGAIQIGAAPGSSGAPLARATLDAATTERTMLLAEIYRRGPVWRLRAVGQGYDHGLDALARGYGVDIAD; via the coding sequence ATGAGTCTCGTCTCCACCTCCTTCGACGTACCCGCCATGGGCGACTACGCCTACGACTGGGCCTTGGTCGACGTGGAGACATCGGGCCTCATGGCCCGGCGAGATCGCGTGCTGTCCGTGGCGGTGATCACGATCGGTCCGGACGGCGAGCAGACCGGGGAGTTCTCGACGCTGCTCAATCCGGGCTGCGATCCGGGACCGGTGGAGGTGCACGGGCTGACCATCGAGCGGTTGCAGGGTGCACCGACGTTCGATCAGGTCGCCGGGCGGATCGGAGCGATGCTTCAGGACCGGGTGCTGGTCGCCCACAACGCGCAGTTCGACTACGACTTCCTGGCCTACGAGTTCGCCCGTGCGCGGATGTGGTTGCCGGTGTCGCAGCGGCTGTGCACCCTGGCGCTCAATCGCCAGGTGGATCCGCCGACGGACGACATGAAGCTCGGCACCCTCGCCGCCCACTACGGCGTCCCCCAGCAACGCGCGCATGATGCGCTGGACGACACCCGTGTGCTGGCCGGGATCCTGCGGGCCTCACTGCGCGAGGCAGCGCGGCTCGATCTGCCCTTGCCGCTGGTGAGCTGCCCGCCCCGGGCAGAGTCGCAGTTCACGCCGCAGCCGCCGAAGACACCCTGCGCCTACCGCAATCCGGGGCGCATGACTCCCGGCGGGCCTCTCCAGCAGGGGATGAAGGTCGCGATCACCGGTGAGACCGTCCAAGCCCGGGCGGAGCTTGTGGGGCGGGCGGTTGCCGCCGGGCTGAACATGATGACCTCCGTCAGCCGGCACACCAGCGTGCTGGTCACCAATGAACCGGCGTCCGGTTCGGCAAAGGCCCGACGCGCACTCGCCGAAGGCGTGCCGGTCATCGATGAGCCCACCTTCCTGCGGCTCCTGGCCGACGTACGACCGGGGACAGCCCATGAGGCGACGGCCGTGGCTGTCGCCCCGGTGACCGAGCTGGAAGCAGAACCCATCGTCCGACCCGTGGAGTTGGCGCCCAACACGACCTCTGCCGTACCCGTCCCGGAGGCCGCACCCCTCCCCACGGCCGCACCCGGTGTGGGGGTACCCGCTCCGCGTCGACCGGTGCCCTCCGTCGGCACGTTGGACAAGCCTCTGGCGGGGCGTCGCGTGCTGGTGCTGGGTGGTGTCCATGCCGATGCCGCGGCGGCTCGTACCCGCGTCGTCGAGCTGGGCGGGTCCGCGGCGATCAACCTGTCCGCCAGTGTCACCGACGTCGTACTCCTGGAGGGCGGGCAGAGCGACCGGCGCATGAGCCGCATCACCGCCCTCGAACTCCCCGTGCACGACCTCCACTGGCTCACCGCTCCGACCGCCACCACCCCGGCCGCAGCAACGCTCCGGACTCAGGAGCCGCACGTGATGCCGAGAGGAGGTGTCATCGATCTGCCCATGCCGCAGGGCAGACCCGCGCCGGAGTGGTACGTCACCGCTGGCTGGGCCCCGCAGTCCGGCTACGAGATCGACGTCGTCGCCTTCCTCCTCGACGAGGACGAACAGGTCACCTTCGACGAGGACTTCATCTTCTACGGGGCCCCGGAGAGCCCGGCTGGAACTGTGCGACTGCTGACCGGCGGTCCTGCCGAACAGACCATCGCCCTCGACCTGGCCTCCCTGTCACCCGCGACGCGCAAGGTCGTCGTCGCCGCGGCCACCGACGGCGCCGCCACCTTCGGGACGGTCGGTGCGATCCAGATCGGTGCGGCACCCGGCAGCAGCGGCGCACCGCTCGCCCGCGCCACCCTGGACGCCGCCACCACCGAACGCACCATGCTCCTCGCGGAGATCTACCGCAGAGGCCCGGTGTGGCGCCTACGCGCCGTCGGTCAGGGCTACGACCACGGCCTCGACGCCCTCGCACGCGGATACGGCGTCGACATCGCCGACTGA
- a CDS encoding AlpA family transcriptional regulator, giving the protein MTSPPRRPTDKLTVDEFCDDLRISRSTFYDWRKKGTAPRCVRIPNGALRIRRSDYENWLTDCEDHA; this is encoded by the coding sequence TTGACGTCTCCGCCCCGCCGCCCCACCGACAAACTCACGGTCGACGAGTTCTGCGACGACCTCCGCATCTCCCGCTCCACCTTCTACGACTGGCGCAAGAAGGGCACAGCCCCGCGCTGCGTACGCATCCCCAACGGCGCTTTGCGCATCCGCCGCAGTGACTACGAGAACTGGCTGACCGACTGCGAGGACCACGCTTGA
- a CDS encoding ATP-binding protein, protein MTATLAREPRQVGPLANRLNTILATRGIDPSVTAEEPPPEPVTALELADARIPARYRRALADQPQITAWADHIAGAGRPGPGGPGIAEGPSLLIAGPTGTGKTHQAYGAVRALLTRGIRLRWEATTSADLHARLRPRAGHDGERELQTLARCPLLLLDDLGAAKTSEWTEEITYRLINHRYEHMLPTLITTNLPTAELRTALGDRVASRLAEMTERVVLTGPDRRRTAPAA, encoded by the coding sequence CTGACCGCCACCCTTGCCCGAGAGCCGCGCCAGGTCGGTCCGCTCGCCAACCGGCTCAACACGATCCTGGCCACCCGCGGTATCGACCCCAGCGTCACAGCCGAGGAACCGCCGCCCGAGCCCGTCACGGCACTGGAACTCGCGGACGCCCGGATCCCCGCCCGCTACCGCCGTGCCCTGGCCGACCAGCCGCAGATCACCGCCTGGGCCGACCACATCGCCGGAGCAGGTCGCCCCGGACCCGGCGGACCGGGCATCGCGGAGGGCCCGTCGCTGCTGATCGCCGGCCCCACCGGCACAGGCAAGACCCACCAGGCGTACGGCGCCGTACGCGCTCTCCTCACCCGGGGCATCCGCCTCCGCTGGGAGGCCACCACCAGCGCCGACTTGCACGCGCGCCTCCGCCCCCGTGCCGGTCACGACGGCGAACGGGAACTGCAGACGCTGGCCCGCTGCCCGCTGCTGCTCCTGGACGACCTCGGCGCGGCCAAGACCAGCGAGTGGACCGAGGAGATCACCTACCGGCTCATCAACCACCGGTACGAGCACATGCTCCCCACCCTCATCACCACCAACCTCCCCACCGCCGAGCTGCGCACCGCGCTCGGCGACCGCGTCGCCTCCCGCCTCGCCGAGATGACCGAACGCGTCGTCCTCACCGGCCCCGACCGACGCCGTACCGCGCCCGCCGCCTGA
- a CDS encoding plasmid mobilization relaxosome protein MobC — protein sequence MNEDEFKRLTDAAAHCDMTIAAFLAYAADKAARDLTRTAAEIATEREVINELFAARRHLGRIHGLFNQVAKALNSGADAPHLNATAEAVQSAALRMADAADALLAHRDGGAAE from the coding sequence ATGAACGAAGACGAGTTCAAACGTCTGACTGACGCAGCCGCCCACTGCGACATGACCATCGCCGCCTTCCTCGCCTACGCCGCGGACAAGGCCGCTCGTGACCTGACTCGCACTGCCGCCGAAATCGCCACCGAACGGGAAGTCATCAACGAGCTGTTCGCCGCCCGCCGCCACCTGGGCCGCATCCACGGCCTCTTCAACCAGGTCGCCAAGGCCCTCAACTCAGGCGCCGACGCACCCCACCTGAACGCTACGGCCGAGGCCGTCCAAAGCGCCGCCCTACGTATGGCGGACGCCGCCGATGCACTGCTCGCCCACCGCGACGGCGGTGCCGCTGAGTGA
- a CDS encoding flavoprotein, producing the protein MSDQPDQQTKKPFLYVVVCAAGVADNVGKLITAAQEANWDVGVVATPQGLGFIDTEAVEAQTGYPIRSAWRSPGDPRPLPPADAIAVAPATFNTVNKWAAGISDTLALGILCEAYGMGIPTAVLPYVNSAQAAHPAYRQSLERLREMGVLIGSYEPHRPKAGGGADRYRWAEALELLTPKLSARP; encoded by the coding sequence GTGAGCGACCAGCCCGACCAGCAGACCAAGAAGCCGTTCCTGTACGTCGTCGTGTGCGCGGCCGGAGTCGCCGACAACGTCGGCAAGCTGATCACGGCTGCTCAGGAGGCGAACTGGGACGTGGGCGTGGTGGCCACTCCGCAGGGCTTGGGCTTCATCGACACGGAGGCGGTCGAGGCCCAGACCGGCTACCCGATCCGCTCGGCCTGGCGCTCACCCGGCGATCCTCGCCCGTTGCCGCCCGCCGACGCCATCGCTGTGGCGCCGGCCACCTTCAATACGGTCAACAAGTGGGCGGCAGGAATCTCCGACACCCTGGCATTGGGCATCCTGTGCGAGGCGTACGGCATGGGCATCCCCACGGCCGTCCTGCCGTATGTGAACTCGGCCCAGGCCGCCCATCCCGCGTACCGACAGAGCCTGGAGCGGTTGCGCGAGATGGGCGTCCTGATCGGCTCGTACGAGCCTCACCGGCCGAAGGCCGGGGGCGGCGCGGATCGCTACCGCTGGGCGGAGGCGCTGGAACTGCTCACTCCCAAGCTGTCGGCGCGGCCGTGA
- a CDS encoding helix-turn-helix domain-containing protein gives MAEAQSEARRIGEVIRQARVLQRRSQKDVAAALGYHQSKVSRLESGRGTQDVRMLREIAQVLDIPPHRLGLAAASNASPSDPETEDMHRRTFLAAGITALAAQPSPAAPHHDLVQVLLPGTTPAATGQALGINDLRDRTRTARRLFCTCDYTELERTLPGLIADLRQAADGSSGSADASALLATAYQTSVSLLLKRADQGNAWLAAGRAMAEAERSGDPVALAASIRVHAHVLVREKHTAQAVNIIRHTADQLTGSYDQRPPRYLAAVGLLLLRGATAASRSGDRDTTEDFLTEAREVARYVTFDRPDAWANFSPTNVALHQVSAAVSFGDAGIALKTARPLMRRHIPVPERRAALWVEAARAYNQQGRLADGYQALRIAESCAAQDIRRPAVRELVADMAARDRRRTLPALHHFSRQLGVPA, from the coding sequence ATGGCCGAGGCACAGAGTGAAGCGAGACGGATCGGTGAAGTGATCCGTCAGGCACGCGTGTTACAGCGGCGCTCCCAGAAGGACGTCGCCGCCGCACTGGGGTATCACCAGTCGAAGGTGAGCCGCCTGGAGAGCGGCCGGGGCACCCAGGACGTCCGCATGCTGCGCGAGATCGCGCAGGTGCTGGACATTCCACCGCACCGCCTTGGCCTCGCCGCCGCTTCGAATGCCAGCCCCTCGGACCCTGAGACAGAGGACATGCACCGCCGTACCTTCCTCGCCGCCGGCATCACCGCGCTCGCGGCTCAGCCTTCGCCCGCCGCACCCCATCACGATCTGGTCCAGGTCCTGCTGCCCGGTACGACTCCCGCGGCCACCGGCCAAGCCCTGGGCATCAACGACCTACGCGACCGGACACGGACCGCACGTCGGCTGTTCTGCACGTGCGACTACACCGAGCTTGAGCGGACTCTGCCGGGTCTGATCGCCGACCTGCGTCAGGCCGCCGACGGCTCATCCGGCTCGGCCGACGCGTCCGCACTGCTGGCGACCGCATACCAGACGTCCGTGAGCCTGCTGCTGAAGCGAGCCGACCAAGGCAACGCCTGGCTCGCGGCCGGTCGCGCCATGGCCGAGGCGGAGCGGTCCGGGGACCCCGTCGCCCTCGCCGCCAGCATCCGCGTTCACGCCCACGTTCTCGTCCGTGAGAAGCACACCGCACAGGCCGTGAACATCATCCGCCACACCGCCGACCAGCTCACCGGCTCCTACGACCAGCGCCCGCCACGCTACCTGGCAGCGGTCGGCCTGCTGCTGCTCCGCGGGGCGACCGCCGCTAGCAGGAGCGGCGACCGGGACACCACTGAGGACTTCCTCACCGAGGCCCGGGAAGTCGCGCGCTACGTCACCTTCGACCGGCCCGACGCCTGGGCGAACTTCAGCCCCACCAACGTCGCCCTCCACCAGGTCAGCGCGGCCGTCTCCTTCGGCGACGCAGGCATCGCCCTGAAAACCGCCCGCCCCCTCATGCGCCGGCACATTCCCGTCCCCGAGCGCCGCGCCGCCCTGTGGGTCGAGGCCGCCCGTGCCTACAACCAGCAGGGCCGCCTCGCCGACGGGTACCAGGCGCTGCGCATCGCCGAGAGCTGCGCGGCCCAGGACATCCGGCGCCCCGCTGTCCGGGAACTGGTCGCGGATATGGCCGCCCGCGACCGCCGCCGTACGCTGCCCGCACTGCATCACTTCAGCCGTCAACTGGGAGTCCCCGCGTGA
- a CDS encoding ATP-binding protein — MEVHHVRFPVSGTSAAAASARQRLAGAIRAWGAFLKPELLETAELVAAELITNAVRHAGKGPISAGARLSDARLLIEVTDTSPDVPQVGLPSADEEGGRGLFLVAALADRHGFDPMPTGKRCWAEFEVSDPVQTSHPLPVQRS; from the coding sequence ATGGAAGTGCACCACGTCCGTTTTCCCGTTTCCGGCACGTCTGCTGCCGCGGCGTCCGCGCGGCAGCGGCTCGCGGGTGCGATACGAGCATGGGGCGCCTTCCTGAAGCCGGAGCTCCTGGAGACGGCGGAGCTGGTGGCAGCTGAGCTGATCACGAACGCGGTACGGCATGCGGGGAAAGGGCCCATCTCGGCCGGTGCCCGCCTGAGCGACGCGCGTCTACTGATCGAGGTGACCGACACCAGCCCCGACGTCCCGCAGGTCGGTCTGCCCAGCGCGGACGAGGAGGGCGGACGCGGTCTGTTCCTCGTCGCCGCGCTCGCGGATCGCCACGGCTTCGATCCGATGCCGACAGGCAAGCGCTGCTGGGCCGAGTTCGAGGTGAGCGATCCGGTCCAGACCTCACACCCCCTTCCTGTGCAGAGGAGTTGA
- a CDS encoding UDP-N-acetylglucosamine 1-carboxyvinyltransferase, translating to MTAVRIPPIATEVVAVRPSRPLTGSVTVDGSKNAALPLLAAAAALNRPVQLANVPANTDVETMLTLLQQTGWHTARPVSDPHTVMILPSDKSQPGSVAETAARIRASYYLVPALLGGYGRTRLPWPGGCRIGQRGMEQHFKVYERFGDRTTVDDHGYVVEAAAARTAETVSIMLPFRSRGASIAALLRAAVAGRPLRLGQPNLSPEVLSVVEALRMAGWECRVSESVLTLVPDRSAPTETITWKVPGDKIEAGTLACAVAVTGGDARICGVSGDDVTPLITALRQLGVPADTEDDVLTVRAQDAHPTGKPLRAVASLAPGGLDADFEPPLMALALTCPGTHLFADTINPGRHGNLLPQLARLGAEIHEHSSTECRFTGPQYLNGAGVEATDIRTGSALLIAGLTARGVTTLGGLEQLRRGHADLPTKLYALGADICEVTP from the coding sequence TTGACAGCCGTACGGATTCCCCCGATCGCCACCGAAGTAGTCGCCGTCCGGCCGAGCAGGCCACTGACCGGTTCCGTGACTGTCGACGGGTCCAAGAACGCCGCCCTTCCGCTGCTGGCCGCCGCCGCTGCACTGAACCGCCCGGTGCAGCTGGCCAACGTTCCGGCGAACACGGACGTCGAGACCATGCTCACCCTGCTTCAGCAGACCGGCTGGCACACGGCTCGCCCCGTCAGCGATCCCCACACCGTGATGATCCTCCCGAGCGACAAATCCCAGCCGGGATCTGTCGCCGAGACCGCCGCCCGTATCCGGGCCTCGTACTACCTCGTACCCGCGCTGCTGGGCGGATACGGGCGTACCCGGCTTCCCTGGCCGGGCGGCTGCCGGATCGGGCAGCGGGGGATGGAGCAGCACTTCAAGGTCTACGAGCGCTTCGGCGACCGCACGACCGTCGACGACCACGGCTATGTCGTGGAGGCAGCGGCAGCCCGGACCGCCGAAACGGTTTCGATCATGCTGCCCTTCCGCTCTCGGGGCGCGAGCATCGCCGCTCTCCTGCGTGCGGCCGTAGCCGGACGGCCGCTGCGTCTTGGCCAGCCGAACCTGTCACCAGAAGTGCTCAGCGTCGTCGAGGCGTTGCGGATGGCCGGGTGGGAGTGCCGCGTCAGCGAGTCCGTCCTGACGCTCGTACCCGATCGGTCCGCCCCCACGGAGACCATCACCTGGAAGGTACCCGGCGACAAGATCGAGGCTGGCACTCTGGCCTGTGCGGTCGCGGTGACCGGCGGCGACGCACGCATCTGCGGCGTGAGCGGCGATGACGTAACTCCGCTGATCACCGCCCTGCGACAGCTCGGCGTGCCCGCCGACACCGAAGACGACGTGCTCACCGTGCGGGCCCAGGACGCCCACCCCACCGGCAAGCCGCTGCGGGCCGTCGCCTCCCTCGCGCCCGGCGGTCTGGACGCCGACTTCGAACCACCGCTGATGGCGTTGGCCCTCACCTGCCCCGGCACCCATCTGTTCGCCGACACGATCAACCCCGGCCGCCACGGCAACCTGTTGCCCCAACTCGCCCGCCTGGGTGCCGAGATCCACGAGCACTCATCCACCGAGTGCCGCTTCACCGGTCCGCAGTACCTGAACGGCGCCGGAGTGGAAGCCACCGACATCCGCACAGGCTCGGCCCTACTCATCGCCGGCCTCACCGCCCGCGGCGTCACCACCCTCGGCGGGCTCGAACAGCTCCGGCGCGGCCATGCCGACTTGCCCACCAAGCTGTATGCCCTCGGCGCTGACATCTGCGAGGTCACCCCATGA